The following DNA comes from Alkalibaculum bacchi.
TAATGTTTTCCAAGGTTCTGATTGCACTCTTTCTGCTTTTGCAGAAAATCATACAATCGTCCGCATAGCGCACAAATCTGTGCCCTCTGCGTTCTAGTTCCTTATCCAATTCATTCAGCATGATATTGCTAAGTAGTGGACTTAGTGGTCCGCCTTGGGGCATTCCAACGTTTGTCTTTTCAAACATCCCATTACTAACTACTCCCGCATTGAGATATTTGTGGATAAGCGATATAACTCTGCCATCCTTAATGGTACGTGATAACACTTCAACGAGTTTGCTTTGACACACTGTATCAAAGAACTTCTCTAAATCCATATCTACCACATATACATAACCATCATTAACATTCTGCTGGCACTGTTTCAATGCATCGTGTGCACCTCGTTTTGGTCGAAAACCATAACTGTTCTCCGAAAACTGTTTCTCATATATTGGGGAGAGTACCTGTGTAATTGCCTGTTGAAATACACGGTCAACTACTGTTGGTACACCAAGTTTTCGGGTTTCGCCTTTTGTTTCTTTGGGTATTTCTACCCTTCGGACTGGATTGGGTTTATACTTTCCATCCTTTAACTTTTGGACAAGTTTCTTTTGGTTATTTTTGAGGAACGTTAGAAGTTCATCCACGCTCATCCCATCAACACCGCCTGCTCCTTTGTTTGATTTCACTTTCTTATAAGCCTTATTAAGATTATCTGGTTGCAAAATCTGCTCCAACAGTTCGTCCGTCTGAAAATCTGTACTGATGTCGTTGTTTTCAGTAATCCTTGAATGAACGGACACTTCTGCATACTCTTTCTGTTCCGCAGATACCATTTGCAGATAGTCCTCAATATGAAGTTGTCTGTCCTTAATTTCATTCTTAGTTACATTCATTTACTCACATCTCCTAAAGTTCAGTCCTTCCCAACTCATTTGCAACTGAGTTGGTACTATGACCTCGGCTGACTTCTCATGATAAATCTTATTTCAACCATAACCCCAAATATTTTATTGCATTGGTTATGTCCATGAGACCTCCCCAGGTAAGAACACAATCTTCCTCTCCATCTATCTGCCACATATACTACAGTTCATTCCGAGTAGTTATTGGACTTCGACTTGTTACGCAGCCTCATCCTAAACTGTAGCCTGATGTGATTTCTGTTCGTCAGACCAGAGATTTGCCATCCGGCTTCCTTCAGATTCGCAATCGCTCACGACACCCCTGCCATTGGCTATGTCTTTCCCACTACTAGGGCAGACTAGGGACTTTAACCCATAAGATTGCGCCCATGCTGGGCACACATAAAAAACGCTATTTTACAATTTAAATTGTATAACAGCGTTTTGTCTTTGTATATTACCCACCGGGTAGTTTTAGGGTGAATATTTCATCTTTTCAAGTTATAATCATTTAATTGGACTCGTGAACGTATTCCAAGCTTCTTATAAATGCTCTTTAAATGGAATTTGACTGTAGCTTCCGAAACAAACATCATCTCGGCGATTTCTTTATTATTAAGCCCTTTTTGCGCCAGCAATGCAGTATCACACTCCCTTACGGTAAGCCTGGGCGTAAGGACTAGGGCATCTTTTATCAATTTCATGCCATTTGCTTGCCTGCGGCAAAGAGTAAGGACCTCATCCATGCATGCCTTATTTCCTGTTATTTGTACTGCCTGTTTTAGGAGTGGCAGGAGTTCCTCTTGTTCGGCAAAGGGCAGATATACCTTATCTGGTAGGGCCAGAAATAAAGCTTGACAAAGATTCTCCAGAGCCCTTTCCCTCCCCCCTTGCCGTAAAAAACAACGTATCCTTTCCAATGGTCAAGATTCTGCTGTTATAGGTGCTACCAGGAGCAGGCAAATCCAATTCCTGAGTAATGATCACTATATGGAGATTGGAGCTACCATTATAGGATAATGCGCTGATGATTTCTCTCTGAATATCACTTTGGATAAGCTGATAATTATCGATGACCAAAACAGTCGGAGCTTCGCATCGGCAACTCTTCAGCAACCGAGCAATATCTCCAAGGGTTTCTCTGGCAGGAGTCCCTAAATACTTCAACGCTTCGGCCGTTTCACTGTCAAACGGATAGAACGCATCATATATGTATTCCCATACCCGGGCAGGCGTTTCGCCTATGGCCGTATACCAGTATTCATTGACTGACTGAGGAATGTATTCTTTAAGATATTCTCTGACAGCGGTGGTTTTTCCAGCGCCCGAAGGTGCCTCTATTACTGTCAAAGGATAGTCTAGTATTTTCTCGAGTTCTTGGAGCAAGCGCCCCGACAAATAATAATCTTTAGTGTCTCTCCCATACACATCGTTCATATCACCACTCCTATTCCTAAATATTTCTCTCCGTTTACTGCATTGACTTTGTCTCATTATTATTCTTACACGGCGAAGGAACATTGAATATTTTTATAATGCAAAATATATTACCCATTTATTTCCACTCCTATTATATCGTACCATATTTTTATGTTAAAATTACAATATCTTCTTAGTTTATTGCCGGTTGATGTGATAAAGGTGGAACCTTTAGTCATAAGGGGCAATAAATCACCTAAACCTCTTATTTTAAGGGCAAATAAAGGTGACTGGATTGAAGTGACTTTGAATAAAATATGGAAAGAGATATACTACTAAATTAGCTAGTCTGTCTTTTATTTTAATTCGTATAATTAATTTTCTAATATCTATTATCAAAAATTCTGGTAGATTTCTTTTCACTCCGGGGTAGATCGCCAATACGAACTGCCTTTGGTATAATAGAAATCCCAATTCTAGACTTAAAATAATTTTTTAAATTATGTTCAAATTCTTTCTTTTCAATAGAAGGATTTGTTTCTACAAATAAAGTCATAATATCCCTTCCCTGTAAGTGATCAATCATGATTTGATACTCACTACTAGCTCCCTCCACTTCATAAAGCAAAGAGTCAATTTGCCCTGGATATATATTTACGCCCTTTACCTTTACCATGTCATCAGTACGACCAATTAATGTATCTATTCGAGGATATGTACAACCACATTCACATTGTCCAGGTATAAATCGTGTTAGATCATGGGTTCGATAGCGGATCAGTGGCGCACCTTCCTTATGCAAAGTAGTTATTACTAGTTCACCTATTTCTCCTTCCGGCAGCACTTCTCCTGTTCTCGGATTAATTATTTCAAAATATACATAATCATCCCAATAGTGCATACCCGATTCGTAATCGCAGCTCATGGCAACTCCAGGTCCGTAAATTTCTGTTAATCCATAAATGTCATACAGTTTCGCTCCCAGCTCTTCTGCAATGCGTTTGCGCATCTTTGTTCCCCATCGTTCAGATCCAATAATCGCCTTTCTCAAATGGATTTTATCTCTTATGCCTCGCTTTTCTATTTCTTCTGTTAGCAGTAATGCATAAGATGACGTGCCACATAAAACCGTACTCTTCATATCAATCATCATTTTTAATTGTTTTTCTGTATTTCCTGGCCCCATAGGAATTACCATTGCACCTAAGCTCTCAGCACCATTTTGGAATCCAATACCTGCAGTCCATAGTCCGTATCCCGGTGTTATATGTACACGATCTAGCTTTGTTAAGCCAGCTATTTCATAACAGCGTTTAAACATATCTGCCCAATCATCAATATCCTTTTGCGTATAAGGAATAATAATAGGAAGTCCTGTTGTTCCTGAAGAAGAGTGGATTCGAACAATTTCTTCATCAGATACTGCCTGAAGGCCTAGTGGATAAAGTTCTCTTAATTCATCCTTATTTGTAAATGGTATCTTTTCAAAATCCTTCTTATTTTTGATTCCATTTATATCGATGTACTGTAGTTTGTTTTGATAAAAGCTTCCATCAAGATTAGTCAGTTTTATCAATTGATCCTTAATTAAATTAAATTGTACTTCCTTCATTGCCGAACCTCCTCTAAACTTATTTGAGCAAAATATTTCTTTCACTTTCTACCTTCCGTTATTATATTTCCAACATAAAAGTAAGCAAAGAACAGTGAAATCATAAACAGAAGTAGAATTTTACACATAAAAAAATCCCAAGTATAACAAATATACTTGAGACGATTTACCCGCGGTACCACTCAATTTGACTAAGTCCACTTTATCATATACTAACATATATGCCACATGATTAACGGTTGTGGTTTCCGTCAACGCCTACTATTAGTTCGGGTTGCCCTCAAAAGTCCATTCAACTAAGGTCTTCATATCGCATTCCACCAAATCGCGACTCTCTATAATGTTAACTAAAGCCTACTCCTCTTTCTCAAAGGTTTATAAATAAATTATTATGTTTGATAATAATACATTATTTGGAATTTGTCAACAATAAATTTTTCTATAGCTTGTAGGTGTAAATACCACATCGTGTTTTTATAGTATGAAAGAACAAAACAAAATATCTATACCTTTATTATATTATTATATAAATCTACTGAATATTGCATTCCGCAAATGCCTAGTCCCGTAAATTCTTGAAACATGTCGCTTCTAGACTTTCACCTCAGAATTAACTTACTCAATCAGGATAGCTTACTCCCTAATAAGTTTCTCTTGCTCAAGTTTCTTAATTTTCTTTGCCCAGATAATACAGACATAGATGCAAACAACTCCGATAACAGCATTTAATAATCCAATAACAAGATTTGCAACATTTTTTGTAGATAACACCATGGTCATATTTGATATGCCACTGGGGATGTTTATTAACATTATTGCAATAAATAAAGTGAACAAACGCTTGTAATACTTTATTTTTGAGTCAATATCAGAAAAAAGTTCAAACTCACCATAAGCTTTATTTTTCCTCAAATAGACCCAACGAATATAACTTCCTATGCATTCAACACCTGTTTCCTCAAGAAACTGTAAATATTTTTTGCTTTCAGAGTGAAATGGTACATTTTCTAATAGCTCCAATCGATATACATATTCATCTGGATTTCCTTTAGTAAATACATATCGGAACACTTGGACAGAATCAAGTTGCCATCCTTCTGCAGACATTTTATTAATCCATTTTTCTTCCTTTTCAAAATTCCATGCCCAAAAAAGTTTATAAACTGTTCGTTTCATTATATCCACCTCCAATTATTGATTCACCATTCTTAAGAAGTTCTCGCAGTCTCTCAATTTCGTTTTGAACTACAGCTTTCCCTTTATCATTAATTTTGTACTCTTTTTTCCTAGAGTTTTTTTCTTCCGGCAAAGCTTCGATCCAATTTTTTTCAAGCAGCGTATTGATTGCGCCATATAATGTTCCAGCCGCTAGTTTTACCCTGCCATTACTCAAGTCCTCTGTATTCTGCATTATCCCATAACCGTGCATCGGTTCATAAAGTGAAAGAAGAATATAAAAGACAGCTTCTGTTAGTGCAATGTTGTTGCTCATACTAATCACCTCTATCGGTTATCGATATATCATGTTACGTTATATCGTCTTATGTTGCAATTATATCGTACGCCGATATATTAGTCAATAAAAATATTAAATCTCTACATAAACTTATAATATAATTTGGTAGGCATTTACTTCATTCTGCAAATACCCACCTTCTAATCGCTATCAAAAGCGGCTTAACTGTATGACACCAATAGAGTATAGAACTTATCTACAAGACAAAGCAGCATAAAAATATCTCCAACCATACAAATAGTTGGAGATATAACGACTTTTTTATTTTTTCACATGTCTACTTGACAAGGAGCAGTTCAAAAATTGACGCCCCAAATGTTTTCTCTCTTATACTCTTGTGTAATCCAATCTACTTTTTCTACTCAAACATATTATATACTTCTTGAACATTGACTACTTTACTTCTTCCAAATTTAAGCATTTCTAGCCCCATTTTCTTTCTTTCGGCATTAAAAGATGCTGTAGCTTCAATTGGGACTATACAATTATAATTTAGAGAAAAAGCATGGCTACAAGTTTCTAATACACAAACATCTGTTGCTGCTCCAACAATTACTAAATTCTTAATATTTTTATCTTTCAAGATTTCATCTAATTTAGTATTAAAAAATGCATTCCATCTATTTTTAACGATCAACTCTTCTCCATCTCTTGGTGCTAATGGAGGTATAATTTCAGCATCTTTCGTCCCTTTTACAAAATGATTGTATTTTTTGACATCAAATCTTTCACTCAACATCTTCCAATCACTAAAATCTTCCTCATATTCTGTTTTAATGTTAATAACTAACATTCCATTACTATTAAAATAATTTTTTAATTTGATTATAGGTGTAACCACATCTTCTTGCTTTGTCACATCAACATTTATCATCTTTACTAATGATCCATCAGGTGCTCCACCACCATACTGCATATCAACAACTAAAAGTGCAGTTTCTTCCTTAATTAACATATTTATTTCTCCTTAAAATTCATTTACTTTTGTATTATACTACTTATAATTTAATAAACAACCTATTTTTAACCCTTCTATATATGATGAGTATTGCATTTTACTAGACTGGTTGTAGAAACTTTTGAGCCACTCAATGCCAAGAATCAGACCAATAAATGCTAATCGATAGATTATCTAATAATTATATATTCATAACCTCTTGTATAATTAAAAGATTTCATGGGATCATAGGCAGTGTGAAAACGACCGATTCTATATCTCAAGTGTTGAAAAGATTTGGACAACAATAGGACGAGACCTTGATGTAGAAAGTCTCGCCCTTAAAGCCATATTTTTGATATTAAAATCCCGTCCGTACTGTTGTATTCTAATCTATGACAAACTCGAAATGCACTAATGATCTCTAGTTTTGTCTACTGTAGACATCCATTGTTCTTTGGTAATACAGGTAATATACTCCACTCTAATATCATTTAGTAAAGGCCATTCTTTATCCTTAATTGTGCATTGATATTTAAAACCACACTTCTCCTGTACCCTTTTTGATCTTTCATTTCCTTCAAAATAACCACACCATAGTTTCTTAAGATCAAGTTCATTAAATGCATAACCCATAAGTTCTCTAACTGCTTCTGTTATCAAGCCACGACCCCAAAATGGTACACCAATCCAGTAGCCTATTTCAGCCTCGTTACGATTTAAACTGATATTGCTATTTTCTCCGATCATCAACCCTATGCTACCTATTGCTTTGTCATCTTCTTTTAGGCATACAGCATAAGTTTCTGGCGCTGATAACACATTTTCAATAATTTCTCTGCTATTCTCAATACTTGTGTGAACAGGCCATCCAGCGATCGGTCCAACTTGTGGATCCTTTGCAAATTCATACAAATTATCTGCATCCTCTATACGCCAAGGACGTAAAATTAATCTTTCTGTTTCTAGTACCATTTCTTTCCTCCTCATTCAATATTGCATTAAAATTTTGAGTCTTTAAAAGTCACCGTCCCGATATGTCTTTATTCCGATTATTTATACCAGATTTTCTAAATAAATCCTTTTCGTTTCAACTCTTCAATTAGCTTTAATTCTTCTGCAGTTGGAACAGGCGACTCTTCTACTACTGGTTCATCGGAATGATTCAATCCCCATTCGTTTAACAACTGTATAAGCTCATCAGAAATCCGAATATCACGCTCGCGAATTTCCTCAAGCCCCCAATCTTTATATTGTTTAGAAAGGTTAAGTAATATTTGAACTTTGGATTTCTCGTAACTTTCTTGTTTCTTCTTGAAGTAGCCATTGCTTGCGATAATATTTAGCTTTTTCTCAAATGGAATCTTGTTTCCAATATGCTCAACTAATTCTTTTACCTCCTTATCTGAATTAGCTGGGAAATAACTAGATTGCCATTTTTGAGGTAGAATATGCTCTATTTCCCATTTTTCAGGTAACAACTCGTCCTGATGTTGGTAAGCGAGCATCTTCAAGATCATACGAACGGTGTTACGATGTGCAGTCTTGATTTTTTCTCTCAACTCCTGTTCATCAACCTCAGTAAAATCAAATTTTGGAGTTGGTGATTTAATAATTTCTGAGTTTAAGTTTAAAATTCCACGTTTGACTGCATTAATGGTTGGTGTAACAATATATCGTGCAGACAAAACTGCAAGTAGTTTTCTAATAAACTTCAAGAATAAATATTCAAAATCTTCAATAGTATAATACTTAAGGTAATAAATCACTACTGGATACTTCCAAAACTCATTTGGATACGATATCAATCCATCTAAAACTTGCTTGATCTCGATGTTTTTTGACCATTCTTCCCCCTCAATTTCGACTCTATTATTCACTACAAGCCAAAGGTTGAGTATTGTATCTAAATTTTTCATCACGTCTTTTTTATACAACTGTTCGAAATTATCTCTTGAATAGTACTTTCTTATTCCTGGCGTTGTAGTATTTCTATCATTCTCTAATGCTCTTAGATAGAACATATAGTAATAAAACAGTTTCTGAATACTTTCGTTGGCATTTGTAGCTTCTTCATCAAGTTGCTGCCAAAGTTCAATAAAATTGGCCTTACCCTCAACATCCAAATGATTATATATTTTTGCTTTAAAAATATCTGCATCAGATAAAGCTAATCCTCTATCATTTAGTGTTGAGAAAATAGTCAGAGCAGTATCCTGCGAGTCTGCAGTAATAGGCAAAAGAATTGCTTTATTTAAGACATTTCGTATAAACCAAAAAAACAACTCCGGCTCATTCGTCGCATATT
Coding sequences within:
- the ltrA gene encoding group II intron reverse transcriptase/maturase, with the protein product MNVTKNEIKDRQLHIEDYLQMVSAEQKEYAEVSVHSRITENNDISTDFQTDELLEQILQPDNLNKAYKKVKSNKGAGGVDGMSVDELLTFLKNNQKKLVQKLKDGKYKPNPVRRVEIPKETKGETRKLGVPTVVDRVFQQAITQVLSPIYEKQFSENSYGFRPKRGAHDALKQCQQNVNDGYVYVVDMDLEKFFDTVCQSKLVEVLSRTIKDGRVISLIHKYLNAGVVSNGMFEKTNVGMPQGGPLSPLLSNIMLNELDKELERRGHRFVRYADDCMIFCKSRKSAIRTLENIMPHIEGKLFLKVNREKTKVAHISKVRYLGYSFYRYKGKCRLRVHPKSIAKMKAKLKELTSRSNGWGNEYRALKLTQFIRGWVNYFGMADMKQLLRSTDEWLRRKIRAIYWKQWKKIKTRYQMIKKFGMPEWKVHEMANCRKGIWRSAIMLNSVLTNKVIASLGYISMADYYLKICKN
- a CDS encoding response regulator transcription factor, with the translated sequence MKLIKDALVLTPRLTVRECDTALLAQKGLNNKEIAEMMFVSEATVKFHLKSIYKKLGIRSRVQLNDYNLKR
- a CDS encoding AAA family ATPase, which encodes MNDVYGRDTKDYYLSGRLLQELEKILDYPLTVIEAPSGAGKTTAVREYLKEYIPQSVNEYWYTAIGETPARVWEYIYDAFYPFDSETAEALKYLGTPARETLGDIARLLKSCRCEAPTVLVIDNYQLIQSDIQREIISALSYNGSSNLHIVIITQELDLPAPGSTYNSRILTIGKDTLFFTARGEGKGSGESLSSFISGPTR
- a CDS encoding phenylacetate--CoA ligase family protein, which codes for MKEVQFNLIKDQLIKLTNLDGSFYQNKLQYIDINGIKNKKDFEKIPFTNKDELRELYPLGLQAVSDEEIVRIHSSSGTTGLPIIIPYTQKDIDDWADMFKRCYEIAGLTKLDRVHITPGYGLWTAGIGFQNGAESLGAMVIPMGPGNTEKQLKMMIDMKSTVLCGTSSYALLLTEEIEKRGIRDKIHLRKAIIGSERWGTKMRKRIAEELGAKLYDIYGLTEIYGPGVAMSCDYESGMHYWDDYVYFEIINPRTGEVLPEGEIGELVITTLHKEGAPLIRYRTHDLTRFIPGQCECGCTYPRIDTLIGRTDDMVKVKGVNIYPGQIDSLLYEVEGASSEYQIMIDHLQGRDIMTLFVETNPSIEKKEFEHNLKNYFKSRIGISIIPKAVRIGDLPRSEKKSTRIFDNRY
- a CDS encoding DUF2812 domain-containing protein, with the protein product MKRTVYKLFWAWNFEKEEKWINKMSAEGWQLDSVQVFRYVFTKGNPDEYVYRLELLENVPFHSESKKYLQFLEETGVECIGSYIRWVYLRKNKAYGEFELFSDIDSKIKYYKRLFTLFIAIMLINIPSGISNMTMVLSTKNVANLVIGLLNAVIGVVCIYVCIIWAKKIKKLEQEKLIRE
- a CDS encoding PadR family transcriptional regulator, whose protein sequence is MSNNIALTEAVFYILLSLYEPMHGYGIMQNTEDLSNGRVKLAAGTLYGAINTLLEKNWIEALPEEKNSRKKEYKINDKGKAVVQNEIERLRELLKNGESIIGGGYNETNSL
- a CDS encoding cysteine hydrolase family protein, whose protein sequence is MLIKEETALLVVDMQYGGGAPDGSLVKMINVDVTKQEDVVTPIIKLKNYFNSNGMLVINIKTEYEEDFSDWKMLSERFDVKKYNHFVKGTKDAEIIPPLAPRDGEELIVKNRWNAFFNTKLDEILKDKNIKNLVIVGAATDVCVLETCSHAFSLNYNCIVPIEATASFNAERKKMGLEMLKFGRSKVVNVQEVYNMFE
- a CDS encoding GNAT family N-acetyltransferase codes for the protein MVLETERLILRPWRIEDADNLYEFAKDPQVGPIAGWPVHTSIENSREIIENVLSAPETYAVCLKEDDKAIGSIGLMIGENSNISLNRNEAEIGYWIGVPFWGRGLITEAVRELMGYAFNELDLKKLWCGYFEGNERSKRVQEKCGFKYQCTIKDKEWPLLNDIRVEYITCITKEQWMSTVDKTRDH
- a CDS encoding DUF262 domain-containing protein, which produces MATTIEVNKQSVKQLLESGKVHKFIIPEYQRPYAWSDEQIQTLFDDLTEYTANDNESTYFLGTVVSYENDDSGQEIIDGQQRITSLFLLLRALYSKLESMTETKEVKNFKAQIESALWEQDELTAEVDYEKILIISKVMGDEGNKAFANILIKGIVEDGAKDKYSLNYQLFTELIEKYATNEPELFFWFIRNVLNKAILLPITADSQDTALTIFSTLNDRGLALSDADIFKAKIYNHLDVEGKANFIELWQQLDEEATNANESIQKLFYYYMFYLRALENDRNTTTPGIRKYYSRDNFEQLYKKDVMKNLDTILNLWLVVNNRVEIEGEEWSKNIEIKQVLDGLISYPNEFWKYPVVIYYLKYYTIEDFEYLFLKFIRKLLAVLSARYIVTPTINAVKRGILNLNSEIIKSPTPKFDFTEVDEQELREKIKTAHRNTVRMILKMLAYQHQDELLPEKWEIEHILPQKWQSSYFPANSDKEVKELVEHIGNKIPFEKKLNIIASNGYFKKKQESYEKSKVQILLNLSKQYKDWGLEEIRERDIRISDELIQLLNEWGLNHSDEPVVEESPVPTAEELKLIEELKRKGFI